A single window of Myripristis murdjan chromosome 21, fMyrMur1.1, whole genome shotgun sequence DNA harbors:
- the mgat4a gene encoding alpha-1,3-mannosyl-glycoprotein 4-beta-N-acetylglucosaminyltransferase A isoform X1, translating to MKSFIVKAVPGRPHTVAGLTLVEQLVSDKPDQLCEKLIAYQREFHALKERLRVAEHRTLQRSSELNNILEQFRRAIAETNGSKDALTNFSDETQKLLKELANRKPLQVPNIYHHLPHLLNNEGSLHPAVQVGLGRTGVSMVMGIPTVKRKVKSYLSETLRSLIDKLSPEEKLDCVIIVFVGETDIDYVQSVVASLEKEFSTELSSGLLEVISPPAAYYPDLSNLKETFGDSRERVRWRTKQNLDYSFLMMYAVSKGVYYVQLEDDIVAKPNYFATMKNFALQLSSEDWMILEFSQLGFIGKMFQAPDLNLIVEFIFMFYKEKPIDWLLDHILWVKVCNPEKDAKHCERQKSSLRVRFRPSLFQHVGLHSSLAGKIQKLTDKDFLKPLLHKMHVNPPAEVSTSMKVYQGHTLEKTYLGEDFFWAITPTAGDYILFKFDRPVSIEKFLFRSGNQEHPGDRIENTTVEILPFSETGQQTKDKYKRTEDRFYRIGQFQKGVAEGAVDPTFNPIVALRLSVLKDSAVWAILSEIHIKRIVG from the exons AGAAGCTGATAGCGTACCAGCGGGAGTTCCATGCCTTGAAAGAGCGCCTGCGTGTGGCAGAGCATAGGACGCTACAGCGCTCCTCTGAGCTCAACAACATCCTGGAGCAGTTCAGACGTGCCATCGCCGAGACTAATGGCAGCAAAGATGCCCTCACCAATTTCTCAG ATGAGACACAGAAACTGCTGAAGGAGCTGGCCAATCGGAAACCTCTCCAGGTGCCAAATATCTACCACCACCTGCCTCACCTACTCAACAATGAGGGCAGCTTGCACCCTGCTGTGCAGGTTGGCTTGGGCCGCACTGGAG tCTCCATGGTGATGGGGATCCCCACAGTGAAGCGGAAGGTGAAGTCTTATTTGTCAGAGACGCTTCGCTCTCTCATAGACAAACTTTCACCTGAGGAGAAGCTGGACTGTGTCATTATTGTCTTTGTGGGGGAG ACTGACATAGACTACGTTCAGAGTGTGGTGGCCAGTCTGGAGAAAGA GTTTTCTACAGAGTTAAGTTCAGGCCTGCTGGAGGTAATCTCTCCTCCGGCTGCCTACTACCCTGACCTCAGCAACCTCAAAGAGACTTTTGGAGACTCCAGAGAGAGAGTCAG ATGGCGGACCAAGCAGAATCTGGACTATTCCTTCCTCATGATGTATGCTGTCAGCAAAGGAGTTTATTATGTTCAG CTGGAGGATGACATTGTAGCCAAGCCCAACTACTTTGCCACCATGAAGAACTTTGCCCTGCAGCTCTCGTCAGAGGACTGGATGATCCTGGAGTTCTCTCAGCTGGGCTTCATAG GAAAGATGTTCCAAGCTCCAGACCTAAACCTCATTGTTGAGTTCATCTTCATGTTCTATAAGGAGAAGCCTATTGACTGGCTGCTAGACCACATTCTCTGGGTCAAAGTCTGCAATCCTGAGAAAGATGCG aaaCACTGCGAGCGGCAGAAGTCCAGTCTACGTGTGCGGTTCAGGCCGTCTTTATTTCAACATGTGGGACTCCATTCATCTCTTGCTGGAAAGATTCAAAAACTCACG GACAAGGACTTCCTGAAGCCATTGCTCCACAAGATGCATGTTAACCCCCCAGCTGAAGTGTCCACTTCAATGAAG GTGTACCAAGGCCACACGCTGGAGAAGACTTACCTAGGAGAGGACTTCTTCTGGGCCATTACTCCTACTGCAGGAGACTACATTCTCTTCAAATTCGACAGACCTGTTAGCATAGAGAA gttCCTCTTCCGCAGTGGGAACCAGGAGCACCCGGGGGACAGGATAGAAAACACCACAGTGGAAATACTGCCCTTCTCG GAAACTGGACAGCAGACCAAAGACAAGTACAAGCGAACTGAGGACCGCTTTTACAGAATCG GTCAGTTTCAGAAGGGTGTGGCAGAAGGGGCTGTAGATCCTACCTTCAATCCTATAGTGGCACTGCGGCTCTCTGTTCTTAAAGATTCAGCTGTGTGGGCCATCCTCAGTGAA ATCCATATAAAGAGGATAGTGGGCTAA
- the mgat4a gene encoding alpha-1,3-mannosyl-glycoprotein 4-beta-N-acetylglucosaminyltransferase A isoform X2, protein MRLRNGTVATAIIFFTSFLSLSWYTAWQNGKEKLIAYQREFHALKERLRVAEHRTLQRSSELNNILEQFRRAIAETNGSKDALTNFSDETQKLLKELANRKPLQVPNIYHHLPHLLNNEGSLHPAVQVGLGRTGVSMVMGIPTVKRKVKSYLSETLRSLIDKLSPEEKLDCVIIVFVGETDIDYVQSVVASLEKEFSTELSSGLLEVISPPAAYYPDLSNLKETFGDSRERVRWRTKQNLDYSFLMMYAVSKGVYYVQLEDDIVAKPNYFATMKNFALQLSSEDWMILEFSQLGFIGKMFQAPDLNLIVEFIFMFYKEKPIDWLLDHILWVKVCNPEKDAKHCERQKSSLRVRFRPSLFQHVGLHSSLAGKIQKLTDKDFLKPLLHKMHVNPPAEVSTSMKVYQGHTLEKTYLGEDFFWAITPTAGDYILFKFDRPVSIEKFLFRSGNQEHPGDRIENTTVEILPFSETGQQTKDKYKRTEDRFYRIGQFQKGVAEGAVDPTFNPIVALRLSVLKDSAVWAILSEIHIKRIVG, encoded by the exons AGAAGCTGATAGCGTACCAGCGGGAGTTCCATGCCTTGAAAGAGCGCCTGCGTGTGGCAGAGCATAGGACGCTACAGCGCTCCTCTGAGCTCAACAACATCCTGGAGCAGTTCAGACGTGCCATCGCCGAGACTAATGGCAGCAAAGATGCCCTCACCAATTTCTCAG ATGAGACACAGAAACTGCTGAAGGAGCTGGCCAATCGGAAACCTCTCCAGGTGCCAAATATCTACCACCACCTGCCTCACCTACTCAACAATGAGGGCAGCTTGCACCCTGCTGTGCAGGTTGGCTTGGGCCGCACTGGAG tCTCCATGGTGATGGGGATCCCCACAGTGAAGCGGAAGGTGAAGTCTTATTTGTCAGAGACGCTTCGCTCTCTCATAGACAAACTTTCACCTGAGGAGAAGCTGGACTGTGTCATTATTGTCTTTGTGGGGGAG ACTGACATAGACTACGTTCAGAGTGTGGTGGCCAGTCTGGAGAAAGA GTTTTCTACAGAGTTAAGTTCAGGCCTGCTGGAGGTAATCTCTCCTCCGGCTGCCTACTACCCTGACCTCAGCAACCTCAAAGAGACTTTTGGAGACTCCAGAGAGAGAGTCAG ATGGCGGACCAAGCAGAATCTGGACTATTCCTTCCTCATGATGTATGCTGTCAGCAAAGGAGTTTATTATGTTCAG CTGGAGGATGACATTGTAGCCAAGCCCAACTACTTTGCCACCATGAAGAACTTTGCCCTGCAGCTCTCGTCAGAGGACTGGATGATCCTGGAGTTCTCTCAGCTGGGCTTCATAG GAAAGATGTTCCAAGCTCCAGACCTAAACCTCATTGTTGAGTTCATCTTCATGTTCTATAAGGAGAAGCCTATTGACTGGCTGCTAGACCACATTCTCTGGGTCAAAGTCTGCAATCCTGAGAAAGATGCG aaaCACTGCGAGCGGCAGAAGTCCAGTCTACGTGTGCGGTTCAGGCCGTCTTTATTTCAACATGTGGGACTCCATTCATCTCTTGCTGGAAAGATTCAAAAACTCACG GACAAGGACTTCCTGAAGCCATTGCTCCACAAGATGCATGTTAACCCCCCAGCTGAAGTGTCCACTTCAATGAAG GTGTACCAAGGCCACACGCTGGAGAAGACTTACCTAGGAGAGGACTTCTTCTGGGCCATTACTCCTACTGCAGGAGACTACATTCTCTTCAAATTCGACAGACCTGTTAGCATAGAGAA gttCCTCTTCCGCAGTGGGAACCAGGAGCACCCGGGGGACAGGATAGAAAACACCACAGTGGAAATACTGCCCTTCTCG GAAACTGGACAGCAGACCAAAGACAAGTACAAGCGAACTGAGGACCGCTTTTACAGAATCG GTCAGTTTCAGAAGGGTGTGGCAGAAGGGGCTGTAGATCCTACCTTCAATCCTATAGTGGCACTGCGGCTCTCTGTTCTTAAAGATTCAGCTGTGTGGGCCATCCTCAGTGAA ATCCATATAAAGAGGATAGTGGGCTAA